From a region of the Kiloniellales bacterium genome:
- a CDS encoding ABC transporter permease — translation MKITPLNRRRLNNFKANKRGYWSLWIFAVIFVVTLFAEFVANEKPFLVYYDGGFYMPIFKAQPETTFGGEFLTETDFRDPVVAENINANGWMIWPLIRYNHRTVAWDLPVPAPSPPDGEHWLGTDDQARDLTARLIYGFRISVLFGFTLTLISAVIGVTAGAIQGYFGGWTDLLFQRFIEIWAGLPTLYLLIILASVVTPNFWWLLGLLLLFSWMGFVGVVRAEFLRARNFDYVRAARALGVSNLVIMFRHVLPNAMVATITFMPFTLAGSVTVLTSLDFLGIGLPPGSASLGEILAQGKANLQAPWLGLTGFFAIAVTLSLLIFIGEAVRDAFDPRKLFADAAPPEETGPQEALGEPAPAGGRAGK, via the coding sequence ATGAAGATCACGCCGCTAAACCGGCGCCGACTGAACAACTTCAAGGCCAACAAGCGCGGCTACTGGTCGCTCTGGATCTTCGCCGTGATCTTCGTCGTCACCCTCTTCGCCGAGTTCGTCGCCAACGAAAAGCCCTTTCTGGTCTACTACGACGGCGGCTTCTACATGCCGATCTTCAAGGCCCAACCGGAGACCACCTTCGGCGGCGAGTTCCTGACCGAGACGGATTTCCGCGACCCGGTGGTGGCCGAGAACATCAACGCCAATGGCTGGATGATCTGGCCACTGATCCGCTACAACCACCGCACCGTCGCCTGGGACCTGCCGGTGCCGGCGCCCTCGCCGCCCGACGGCGAGCACTGGCTGGGCACCGACGACCAGGCCCGCGACCTGACCGCGCGGCTGATCTACGGCTTCCGAATCTCGGTCCTCTTCGGCTTCACGCTGACCCTGATCAGCGCGGTCATCGGCGTCACGGCCGGCGCGATCCAGGGCTACTTCGGCGGCTGGACCGACCTGCTGTTCCAGCGCTTCATCGAGATCTGGGCCGGCCTGCCGACGCTCTACCTGCTGATCATCCTGGCCAGCGTGGTGACGCCGAACTTCTGGTGGCTCCTGGGCCTGCTGCTGCTTTTCAGCTGGATGGGCTTCGTCGGCGTGGTGCGCGCCGAGTTCCTGCGCGCGCGCAACTTCGACTACGTCCGCGCAGCCCGCGCGCTCGGCGTCAGCAACCTGGTCATCATGTTCCGCCACGTGCTGCCCAACGCCATGGTGGCGACCATCACCTTCATGCCCTTCACCCTGGCGGGCTCGGTCACGGTGCTGACCTCGCTCGACTTCTTGGGCATCGGCCTGCCGCCCGGCTCGGCCTCGCTGGGCGAGATCCTGGCCCAAGGGAAGGCCAACCTGCAGGCGCCCTGGCTCGGGCTGACCGGTTTCTTCGCCATCGCCGTGACGCTTAGCCTGCTGATCTTCATCGGCGAGGCGGTGCGCGACGCCTTCGACCCGCGCAAGCTTTTCGCCGACGCCGCGCCGCCCGAGGAGACCGGCCCGCAGGAGGCTTTGGGCGAGCCCGCGCCGGCGGGCGGGAGGGCCGGCAAGTGA
- a CDS encoding microcin C ABC transporter permease YejB, producing the protein MTAYIIRRLLLMIPTLFGIMVINFVVVQLAPGGPVEQAIAQITGDGTEITERVTREGSGETLEISQKTASDTSRYRGAQGLDPEFIAELERRFGFDKPLHERFFDMMGNYLVFDFGESFFRDRKVVDLVLEKMPVSISLGIWTTLLVYLISIPLGIGKAVRDGSRFDIWTSVVVIIGNAVPGFLFAVFLLVVFAGGSYLDWFPLRGLVSENWSSLSWPERILDYLWHMVLPVTAMVIGGFAALTMLTKNSFLDQIGQQYVITARAKGLSEGRVLYGHVFRNAMLIVIAGFPAAFISILFTGSVLIEVIFSLDGLGLLGFEAAFARDYPIMFGTLYFYSLLGLLLGLIGDLTYTLIDPRIDFESREV; encoded by the coding sequence ATGACCGCCTACATCATCCGCCGCCTGCTGCTCATGATTCCGACACTGTTCGGAATCATGGTGATCAACTTCGTGGTCGTACAGCTCGCCCCGGGCGGGCCGGTCGAGCAGGCGATCGCCCAGATTACCGGTGACGGCACGGAGATCACCGAGCGGGTGACCCGGGAAGGCTCGGGCGAGACCCTTGAGATCTCGCAGAAGACGGCGAGCGATACCAGCCGCTACCGCGGCGCCCAGGGTCTGGATCCGGAGTTCATCGCTGAGCTCGAGCGCCGCTTCGGCTTCGACAAGCCGTTGCACGAGCGCTTCTTCGATATGATGGGCAACTACCTGGTGTTCGATTTCGGCGAGAGCTTCTTCCGCGACCGCAAGGTGGTGGATCTGGTGCTCGAGAAGATGCCGGTTTCCATCTCCCTGGGCATCTGGACCACCCTGCTGGTCTACCTGATCTCGATCCCGCTCGGCATCGGCAAGGCGGTCCGCGACGGCAGCCGCTTCGACATCTGGACGAGCGTGGTGGTGATCATCGGCAACGCTGTGCCCGGCTTCCTCTTCGCCGTCTTCCTGCTGGTCGTCTTCGCCGGCGGCAGCTATCTCGACTGGTTCCCGCTGCGCGGCCTGGTCTCGGAGAACTGGTCGAGCCTGAGCTGGCCCGAGCGGATTCTGGACTACCTATGGCACATGGTCCTGCCGGTCACGGCCATGGTGATCGGCGGCTTCGCCGCGCTGACCATGCTGACCAAGAACTCCTTCCTCGACCAGATCGGCCAGCAGTACGTCATCACCGCCCGGGCCAAGGGCCTGAGCGAGGGGCGGGTGCTCTACGGCCACGTCTTCCGCAACGCCATGCTGATCGTCATCGCCGGCTTCCCGGCGGCCTTCATCAGCATCCTCTTCACAGGGTCGGTGCTGATCGAGGTGATCTTCTCGCTCGACGGCCTCGGCCTGCTCGGCTTCGAGGCGGCCTTCGCGCGCGACTACCCGATCATGTTCGGCACGCTCTACTTCTACTCGCTGCTGGGTCTTCTGCTCGGCCTGATCGGCGATCTCACCTACACCTTGATCGATCCCCGGATCGACTTCGAGAGCCGGGAGGTCTGA